A genome region from Columba livia isolate bColLiv1 breed racing homer chromosome 2, bColLiv1.pat.W.v2, whole genome shotgun sequence includes the following:
- the GCM2 gene encoding chorion-specific transcription factor GCMb isoform X1, giving the protein MKLTWDINDPKLPQEPEHFDTFQEWPDGYVRFIYSSDEKNAQRHLSGWAMRNTNNHNCQILKKSCLGVVVCARSCSLPGGAQLQLRPAICDKARQKQQKKACPNCNSALELIPCRGHSGYPVTNFWRLDGKAIFFQAKGVHDHPRPESKLEAEARRSAIKKQMSFSHHSQKKRPLNSEVGRYHDSGGYTSNLQNLLCMDGPERVGIITDTNFSIPAQSNSSLQNADLYKASYDSATFQEDQLLPYPKCPNPRIYMPRPCSYEFGVPTFMSSSPYPAFYKDVTGPAMDADPLSLSGSHYNTATTHDKSFDNPGRHYGLKTAWGKTGGGDWSDYGQMTISTNHPYYGADYSCRYSLSPSPIAPPLQTVITTTTKVSYQAYKPSTLKYSDDLCDMKNLQSYTHMAENVSGTIYSGMKIQEDFGMIKSALLYQHDPVPTKSEPTESVETYRYGQPLGNSYDEHEGQILRFESAEY; this is encoded by the exons ATGAAGCTCACCTGGGACATCAACGACCCCAAACTGCCGCAG GAGCCCGAGCACTTCGACACCTTCCAGGAATGGCCCGATGGCTACGTGCGGTTCATCTACTCCAGCGACGAGAAGAACGCGCAGAGACACCTCAGTGGCTGGGCCATGCGCAACACCAACAACCACAACTGCCAGATCCTGAAGAAGTCCTGCCTGGGGGTGGTGGTGTGCgccaggagctgctccctgcccggcggagcccagctgcagcttcgccCGGCCATATGCGACAAGGCTCGGCAGAAGCAGCAAA agaaagcctgccCAAACTGTAACTCAGCCCTTGAGCTGATTCCTTGCCGAGGACACAGTGGCTACCCAGTCACTAACTTCTGGAGGCTTGACGGCAAAGCAATATTTTTCCAG GCTAAAGGAGTCCATGACCACCCCAGGCCAGAGAGCAAATTGGAGGCAGAGGCAAGACGAAGTGCAATTAAGaaacaaatgtctttttctCACCATTCCCAGAAAAAGAGACCTTTAAACTCAGAG GTAGGAAGATACCATGACAGCGGTGGTTACACCAGTAACCTACAGAATCTGCTCTGCATGGATGGTCCAGAAAGGGTTGGTATCATCACAGACACCAATTTTTCAATTCCAGCCCAGTCTAATTCTTCACTGCAAAATGCTGACCTCTACAAAGCATCTTATGACTCAGCCACTTTCCAAGAGGACCAGCTATTGCCATACCCAAAGTGCCCCAATCCAAGGATCTACATGCCCAGGCCATGCAGCTATGAGTTTGGAGTTCCCACCTTTATGAGCTCCAGCCCTTACCCAGCATTTTACAAAGATGTGACAGGTCCTGCTATGGATGCCGATCCCCTCAGTTTGAGTGGATCTCACTACAACACTGCGACCACCCATGATAAGAGCTTTGATAACCCTGGCAGACATTACGGACTGAAAACAGCTTGGGGGAAAACTGGCGGCGGGGACTGGAGTGACTATGGACAGATGACAATAAGCACTAACCACCCTTACTATGGTGCAGACTACTCCTGCAGGTACAGTCTCAGCCCCTCTCCCATAGCCCCACCATTGCAAACTGTCATCACAACTACCACCAAGGTATCCTACCAGGCCTACAAGCCGTCCACACTGAAATACAGTGACGACCTCTGCGATATGAAAAACCTTCAGAGCTATACCCACATGGCAGAAAATGTCTCAGGCACTATCTATTCAGGGATGAAGATCCAGGAGGACTTTGGGATGATAAAGTCGGCGTTGCTCTACCAGCATGACCCAGTTCCCACAAAGTCAGAACCAACTGAGAGTGTGGAGACCTATCGGTATGGGCAACCACTGGGGAACAGCTATGATGAGCACGAAGGCCAGATTTTAAGATTTGAGAGTGCTGAATATTGA
- the GCM2 gene encoding chorion-specific transcription factor GCMb isoform X2, whose translation MRNTNNHNCQILKKSCLGVVVCARSCSLPGGAQLQLRPAICDKARQKQQKKACPNCNSALELIPCRGHSGYPVTNFWRLDGKAIFFQAKGVHDHPRPESKLEAEARRSAIKKQMSFSHHSQKKRPLNSEVGRYHDSGGYTSNLQNLLCMDGPERVGIITDTNFSIPAQSNSSLQNADLYKASYDSATFQEDQLLPYPKCPNPRIYMPRPCSYEFGVPTFMSSSPYPAFYKDVTGPAMDADPLSLSGSHYNTATTHDKSFDNPGRHYGLKTAWGKTGGGDWSDYGQMTISTNHPYYGADYSCRYSLSPSPIAPPLQTVITTTTKVSYQAYKPSTLKYSDDLCDMKNLQSYTHMAENVSGTIYSGMKIQEDFGMIKSALLYQHDPVPTKSEPTESVETYRYGQPLGNSYDEHEGQILRFESAEY comes from the exons ATGCGCAACACCAACAACCACAACTGCCAGATCCTGAAGAAGTCCTGCCTGGGGGTGGTGGTGTGCgccaggagctgctccctgcccggcggagcccagctgcagcttcgccCGGCCATATGCGACAAGGCTCGGCAGAAGCAGCAAA agaaagcctgccCAAACTGTAACTCAGCCCTTGAGCTGATTCCTTGCCGAGGACACAGTGGCTACCCAGTCACTAACTTCTGGAGGCTTGACGGCAAAGCAATATTTTTCCAG GCTAAAGGAGTCCATGACCACCCCAGGCCAGAGAGCAAATTGGAGGCAGAGGCAAGACGAAGTGCAATTAAGaaacaaatgtctttttctCACCATTCCCAGAAAAAGAGACCTTTAAACTCAGAG GTAGGAAGATACCATGACAGCGGTGGTTACACCAGTAACCTACAGAATCTGCTCTGCATGGATGGTCCAGAAAGGGTTGGTATCATCACAGACACCAATTTTTCAATTCCAGCCCAGTCTAATTCTTCACTGCAAAATGCTGACCTCTACAAAGCATCTTATGACTCAGCCACTTTCCAAGAGGACCAGCTATTGCCATACCCAAAGTGCCCCAATCCAAGGATCTACATGCCCAGGCCATGCAGCTATGAGTTTGGAGTTCCCACCTTTATGAGCTCCAGCCCTTACCCAGCATTTTACAAAGATGTGACAGGTCCTGCTATGGATGCCGATCCCCTCAGTTTGAGTGGATCTCACTACAACACTGCGACCACCCATGATAAGAGCTTTGATAACCCTGGCAGACATTACGGACTGAAAACAGCTTGGGGGAAAACTGGCGGCGGGGACTGGAGTGACTATGGACAGATGACAATAAGCACTAACCACCCTTACTATGGTGCAGACTACTCCTGCAGGTACAGTCTCAGCCCCTCTCCCATAGCCCCACCATTGCAAACTGTCATCACAACTACCACCAAGGTATCCTACCAGGCCTACAAGCCGTCCACACTGAAATACAGTGACGACCTCTGCGATATGAAAAACCTTCAGAGCTATACCCACATGGCAGAAAATGTCTCAGGCACTATCTATTCAGGGATGAAGATCCAGGAGGACTTTGGGATGATAAAGTCGGCGTTGCTCTACCAGCATGACCCAGTTCCCACAAAGTCAGAACCAACTGAGAGTGTGGAGACCTATCGGTATGGGCAACCACTGGGGAACAGCTATGATGAGCACGAAGGCCAGATTTTAAGATTTGAGAGTGCTGAATATTGA